actgctgactgtccgctgtctgcagttctccagcaggggcctgctccatcttggacactaggcccttcatatcctcacagaccccagccagagccggctgagacccttcaaaccgGTCAAAATTCACCAGCTTCTCAGCGAAGGGACCTGCACCCCTTAAGATGTCCGCTatcctctcaaccagggtgaggatctcgcttttcaattcctggacggcctggttgtattgggccctccttgacccacctgaattgttggccagggacctggctgcctttaactcctcctgaagccttctgatggtgccacctgcctcacggtactcctgggtcctTGAAGCGACCCTGGCAGCAAAGACGGTGACATCCTCCCTAGGCTGCAGTGTCCCCCACTGCTCAATGGTAGGGCAGGAGGCTCCCCCAGAagtacctggcctggctccaggagggtctttgctggaagtcccagcagccgaggtcccggagggccgccgtccctcaccctggctagcccgacggccacctcaggtggtctccaggaggggtgcaggagacaaatcgctgcgtctcctgctagatctcctcagcccctcctgggtagccGGTTGCAAAGCATCCCCATCCTCCGCGGGCTGGTTCCGGagagtgggggtagtagtcctccctctggccatagcccaggacctcactccctcctgggtaggagagagcaaaagtcccaggccctggaggagaaagagagagacctgGACCTGCAAGCACCTGCTCACAAGTGAACCACACCCTGCAACAGGAAGTGAAGTGTCCCTGCAGTGCTATGTCCAAccgcagataacacagtgatatgtactgctataacatgtccctgcagtcctatgtcaaaccacagataacacagaaaTTTAGGATGATCatttctttaggtcataaataggaaaagtaaaggggtcagaactcgaaaattcactgctaagtgcaaaagtattagcacccctatatactgtaacttcctggtgtcatacaagcataatttggctcgagcattctttaggtcctaaatgaggagagtgggaggggtggcacattctgcagagggacatcggtatatgcagcctgaggagaatctaacgcttctctatgtgtagacatattttattcctcggttgctctaaagtaaccttgacttccatttgaacaacacgtaaacacctgtatcaaattaactcaggcgaggcagggtatatcagctagtttatatactccttctaggggggatgttactgacattgagtgtatgtgtgtttgtgtattgTATATACTTCATGTAGAGGAGggatgtttttgacaatgagtgtacatactGGTGGATATACCGTatcttccattgaaatgaatgtggtgCCTAAgaaacacattaaatgcacagttGTGCGTGTAATACTacgttttcagtgttttttttacgcAGAATACTGTGGCACTGGGATGAGAAACAGAAAAGTTGTGACCTCATCAGCCTGCTTGCTTGTATTGTTGTTACGCAAGCACTGCAGCTCTGCGCTCCGTGAAATGCTTCTTGTGTGGGCGTGGCTCTACTGAAAGAACACTATACAAAGCCCAGCGTTACCCCATGCAGTGGTAGACTCCAGCTCTACATGATTACAGCTTCTCTTTTACTGGAGTTGTTCACagtcccttttcttctccatgtggctcatACCACCATGACAACGTTTCTCTGGAGAATTTGACACGCAGACATCTTTAGCTCCTCATTTTTTCAGAAACCTTTAAAGCGCAGACCAGACAAGCAACGAGGAAATCGAGGGCGGGTGAGTGAAcggtttgttttatttattttatgcaggtTCTGGCTCAGATCACTTGGGGGCCCTGGGTAGTTACCCAGTTTGCCCCACCCCAGTTTCTGAGGACCTCCTGGTGGTGTAAGAGGGTGAGGATAGGGGTGATGGCATCCGAGGCCGCACAGTTGATTTATGTAGATGCGTGTACTGGTAATGGCATTTGAGGTCTACGGTGATCGCCTCTGTCCTCctgcccacctacattaaaggTAGATCATTGTTCCTATGGGACGTCAGGGCTTATTCTTTTCTGATGTTTGCCGTTGACTCATAGAGTAGATGTCCAATCGTCTgcttccttccctccctcctcGTTAAGGATGTTGTTGGCACTTCCTGTCCGTAAGTCCACAGACCAGCTTTGTTGTTTCCTAATGATCCTCCTACCTGGATAAGTCTATTGTTTCTCCTTGTACAGAGAGCTACAGTTAGCCTGGATGGTGCCCCCTCGGCCCCAGAGACCACCAAACAGGGACAGGACCACAGATATGGACACAAAGGAATCCTGAGCACACAGCTGCTGGCAGACATGGCAGAGTCTACAACTCACCGGGATTCATACCAGGGGCTGGACTTGGCCAACCGCCGGCAACACACAGGTACATAAATAACAGACGACCCAGTCATGTCAGCGCTACTGTGTCTTGAATACTCCTCTTTACCCACAGGCCTACGGGAAGAACAGCTCTGGAGATGTCTCTATCACCAGTTCAGGTAGGCGATGTTTATAGTGGACCCCTATTCTTACAGATACCCTCTTGCATGTACGAGATGTGAAGTGGGGGGGGCGTCATCAAGAAACCCACTTCCTTCCACCCAGGTTGTAGGGCTCAGGAGTGGCCTGCATGGACCAGTAGAGCTGAAGAGTTGGTATTTGGGGGGAGCGACCTCGCACTCAACAGCTGCTCATGAATAATACGAATGCAGATGAAGTCACTAGATAATTACTTATACAGAGACCATATAGCAGTCTGGGCCCGTAGGCTTGCATCGGTATGAACATTATGTGTATAGTACCAATATATTGCAGACTTGTCCCCAATACCGGCCGCTCGGACAAAGCTACCccaccgaggggggggggggggcagtattgatGTTCTCCCATTCATTCTAGCAGTTATTTATGGACAGATGTGTGCAGTAGATGGAGAAGCCGTATACTGCCATATCTAGAAGTGCAGCATTGGAGTCGATTACATCAGACAGAAGACACTAGATATGTGAGCCCCGGTGGTCTTATATCCCACACTGTGCTCTGAGGTCTTCTGGGACACATTGTAAGTGCCTCGCACAGCAGATGTGGACACCAGTCCTGCCCTCCCCCTTTCTCTTGTCCGGATGTAGTGTCGGCTGTGTGGAGCCTCTAGGTCTGCTTCCCATTACAAGCCCAAAATTAGGACAATTGGCTCTTTGTACATATGAAGGAGAGAGTAAGAGCAAAGATGTGCAGTATAACACAGGAAATATTATCATGGCGCGACTATATTAAAATTATTTACTACCCTAAGTGAGTGAAAGAGATTGCTGACGTGCGAGTGTACCGTACCGCCCTCGCCCTCATCTGCCCCCCCTTCCGCGAGAGAGAGGAAGCATGCGAATGTGccgtacctcccccccccccccccccccccccgagagagAGGAGATGTGCGAGTGTGCCGTACCCCCCTGAGAGAGAGGAAGCATGCGAGTGTGCCATACCTACCCCCTCCCCCttgagagagagaggaggcgTGCGAGTGTGCCATACCTTCCCTGAGAGAGAGGAGGCATGCGAGTGTGCCGTACCTCCCCCCCACCTTAGAGAGAGAAAGCGTGCGAATGTGCCGCACCTACCCCCACCCCCAAGAGAGAGGAGGCGTGCGAGTGTGCCGTACCCCCCTGAGAGAGAGGAAGCATGCGAGTGTGCCATACCTACCCCCTTTCCCCCCTTGAGAGAGAGGAGGCGTGCGAGTGTGACATTCCCTGAGAGAGAGGAGGCATGCGAGTGTGCCGTACCTACCCCCTTTCCCCCCTTGAGAGAGAGGAGGCGTGCGAGTGTGACATTCCCTGAGAGAGAGGAGGCATGCGAGTGTGACATACCTTCCCTGAGAGAGAGGAGGCATGCGAGTGTGACATACCTTCCCTGAGAGAGAGGAGGCATGCGAGTGTGACATACCTTCCCTGAGAGAGAGGAGGCGTGCGAGTGTGACATACCTTCCCTGAGAGAGAGGAGGCATGCGAGTGTGACATTCCCTGAGAGAGAGGAGGCATGCGAGTGTGCCATACCTTCCCTGAGAGAGAGGAGGCATGCGAGTGTGCCATACCTTCCCTGAGAGAGAGGAGGCATGCGAGTGTGACATACCTTCCCTGAGAGAGAGGAGGCATGCGAGTGTGACATACCTTCCCTGAGAGAGAGGAGGCGTGCGAGTGTGACATACCTTCCCTGAGAGAGAGGAGGCATGCGAGTGTGCCATACCTTCCCTGAGAGAGAGGAGGCGTGCGAGTGTGACGTACCTTCCCTGAGAGAGAGGAGGCGTGCGAGTGTGACATACCTTCCCTGAGAGAGAGGAGGCGTGCGAGTGTGACATACCTTCCCTGAGAGAGAGGAGGCGTGCGAGTGTGACATACCTTCCCTGAGAGAGAGGAGGCATGCGAGTGTGCCATACCTTCCCTGAGAGAGAGGAGGCGTGCGAGTGTGCCATACCTTCCCTGAGAGAGAGGAGGCGTGCGAGTGTGCCATACCTTCCCTGAGAGAGAGGAGGCGTGCGAGTGTGACATACCTTCCTTGAGAGAGAGGAGGCGTGCGAGTGTAAGATATACCACTCCAGGAAAGGGGAGATGTGCGAGTGTGCCGAACCACCCCGATAGAGAGAGGAGACTCGAgtgtaataatatttatttgtatagcaccaacttatttcgcagAGCTTCGAGGctcatggggaacacaaacaatatgaaAATTACAGAAAATACAAGAGTTACATGTTGTATTCATTTATTTAGAAACAAAGGGGTTGGGGTGATACAGGGGGTACAGGGGCAGGcagtggagcaagggggaacacagcaatgcaatGTTAACATGTGATGTACAGTTTTTAGAACACAAGCggggtgggggtagtacaggaggtgcaggcagGAAGGGTACATGgctaggcaaaagtggaaagccataagGAGGTGCAGGGAGCATATTGtggggctgggggattggatcagGTGGTTTGATATGCTTCTTTAAAGAGATGTGTCTGAGGCGCGTCTGAAGTTTCGTGCatcggggattgtccggatgttttggggtagagcgttccagagggtcagtgctgctctagagaggtgAGCATGTAAGATTCGTATTAGAGGGGCATTTAGTCTGAGTGTATTAGCAGAGCGGAGCGCCCGTGCTGGGTGATGTAGGTACAGGAAGGAAGCAATGTATAGTGGTGCGGTGCTATGGGGAGCAGTGTGAATGGGGGTGATGaatttgaattgagttctgtgatacatgggtagccagtgcagtgactggcatcgTGCGGAGGCGTATGAGAAGCCGCTGGGCAGGatgatgagtctagctgccgcatttagtgtGGATTGGAGAGCGGAGAGTCTGGCACAGGGAAGGCCAaagagcagcgagttgcagtagtagagtcgggaatggatgaggcgACGAGTGTCCGTAATGAGGAAcggccagattttagcaatattcctgaggtgcatttgacatgttcaggccagagattagaTATGAGGTGTAAAGGAGAGGtccgagtccagtgtgacccccgaggcagcaggcatgctgtctgggggttttgatggtgccagatactgatatggagatgttgggggaaggTCGGCTGGTTGAGGGCGGAAAGACGAGAaaatcagtttttgagaggttgagtttgagaaaaagggaggacatagtattagagacagcaaacagacagtcagtgatattttggaagaATGGTTCTGAGATATCacgagaagaggtgtataactgggtgtcgtcagtgtagagatggtattggagtcCAAATCTGCAGATGGTTTGtccgattggggctgtgtagatagagaagaggaggggaccaaggactgagccctggacaACCCTAAcatcaaggggaagaggagagaagggggtcgaggactgagccctgggggactccaactgcaaggggaagaggagggggccaaggaccgagccctggggaccccaacagcgagggagagcagagaggagatagagccagagaAGGAAATGCTGAAAAAGCGATCAGAGAGATAGGAGGATAatcaggaaagagcagtgtccttttaggccgatggagcaaagcttAGTGAGGAGTAGTTTGTGGTCGACGGTGTCAAACGCAgcagagagatcaaggaggattagtagggactagtcacccctcgatttggccatcctcaggtcatttgatacttttttgTGGGCGGTTTCAGTCGAGTTAATGGCGCAGAaatcagactggagggggtcaaggagagagttatcagagaaaAAAGCGTGTGAGGTGGTAATAAACCAGgtgttcaagtagtttggagatgaaggggaggttggagagtcagtagttggcagcgttggtcggagtgtttgaatgaggaggggaaaataacagaggtcagggagaggttgaagatggtgatGAGGTGGCTGATAACGGCTGGGAAAAGGGAGCAGAGGAGgcatgaggggagagggaccacaggaggtgtgagggaagagggtcgctagcgcaggtggtggggcgagtgtcggagagcagtctggagacttcttcctctgtcgttggttctagtataAATAGTGGATGATGGATGCTGAAGAGACCAGGAttaggcctagctgtgtaatgtTCGGAGATTTCTTTTtgaatgttgtcaattttttttttctttgaaataggcagctagttctccagcactgagatctgttacggggcctgttctttggtgctgaggagggagtggaagctATTGAAGAGTTGTTTGGGCTTGGGGGATAGTaaggagatgagggaggtgaaataaacttgtttggcatggtggaaggCTAgattgtaggttttgagcataaatttgaagtgggtGAAGTCTGCAGGTTGTTTTGCTTTGCGCCACAGActttcagcacacctagagcactgccggatgaagcgcatttggAACGTGAACCAAGGTTGTCGTTGTCTGCGGTGGACGGCTCGGGtcatggatgctgccacttcatccagggcaagtCTGAGGGTGGTGGAGTAGTGTTCGGCAGCCGGGTTTGGGCATGAGAGGAGAGAGctaggggacagggaggactggatgTCTCAGCAAACTGCTGGGTGTTGACGGTCTAGATGTTCCTAGAGGGAAGTTAGTGAAGTGGGAGGCAGAGCATAGGCAGAGGAAGATTAGGTCGAGAATGTTGCCGTCTCTGTGAGTGGAGGAGTTGGAGACTtgtgataggccaagggaggaggtgagagatAGAATCTGGGAGGCGGATGGGGAGACCGGGTCGTTAGTGGGGATCTTGAAGTCActgaggatgagggttgggagttCTCAGGATacgaagtgggggagccaggtggcGAAATAGTCCAGGAAAAGGCGGTGGGACGCGCAGGCCAGTAGATAACAGCGATGCGAAGGGACAGTGGACGGAAGAGTCATAGGGCATGGACTACGAACAACAAGAGAGGGAGCCAggggatgacctggaaggtgcaaTTTGGTGAAAGGACAACACCTAGTCCTCCGCCGCGCCTGTCCGATCCGGGAgtgtgtgagaactgcaggccatcatagcaCAATGCATCGGGGAAGgtggaatcggactgctgtatccacatttCGGTGAGGGCGAGCAGGTCGAGACGTTTGAAAGTGAAGAGGTTGTGGATGGTTGAGAGTTTGTTGCACGCGGACTGAGGGCTCCAAAGGGCGCACTGTACTATACTGATAGGAAATGTGGGTGTACTGTACTGACCAGAGTGAAGATGTAAATTTATGTTCTCTGTTGTCAGCCAGGACATTATTGATGAGCTGATATCTCAAGCAGAGATGAAGGTACCAGAATCTACAACTAGGAGAGACTATCAGGTGGAGGGGTTCATGGCCCAGACTCCGGCTTCCAGTAAGGTGGGTGGCTGTGTAGTGTTCAGCAGACCCTTTATATCAGATGTGTTCCTTGGAGCACCTGAACTTATTGTCATGTTGTGTTTGACAGAAACACGCATACCACACGGAGCAGGCTGTGACCTTCTGGACGGAGAATGTGCATGGTATCACTGTGAGTATGCACTACTTTTGTGCCCTCAGTCTCTCTCATGTCCTTCCTTACATGTCTCCTCCTTGCAGGGAGTCTCAGATGTCCGAACAAGTGACTCTCCTTTCAAAAAGAGTTCAGCTTTTACCATGCCGATGTCCCACTATCTGGATCAGCCCATCCCGCACGACCTAGAAAATTATCCCAACATGTAATTCCCATAACCTGGAAAATTATCCCAGAAGTATCCTCATACATCATAAACTGGTAAATTCTCCCAATATGCCGCAGCCAGGAGCGTCCTCCTCAACGTCCCCACCGCAGCCAGGAATGTCTTCTAGGTTACTGTCAAAACCAGGAAAGGTTCCTTAAGGTCACAGTCACAACGAGTGCATTCAGCATCCGACTCTAAATTATCTTCATACTTTACTTTCACGACAGGAGAATGAGCCACACATTTCACTGTCCCAAACCAGAGAATTCCCTAAATACGTTCCAGTCTCAACCATAAAAATCCTCATTTGTCTcagagactgccaacaccatTATACCTGCATATCAGTATAATAGCCAAAAAAATCACCTCTGTAAATGTGACAACTAGCAGAATTATCTTACAAGGTCATCCTGACAACCAAGAGAATGCCTCCCATCTGTCACCTCCAGGAGAGTGATCTCCATCCATCACCATCACCTCCAAGAATGTGATCTCCATCCATCACCTCCAGGAGAGCGTTCTCCATCAGTCAGTCACCTCTGGGATAGCAATCTCCATCCGTGATGCTGCGGGAGAGCATTCTCCGTCCGTCACCATCACCTCCAGGAAAGTGATCTCCATCCGACCTGCCAGGAAAGTGATCTCCATCCGACCTGCCAGGAAAGTGATCTCCATCCGACCTGCCAGGAAAGTGATCTCCATCCGACCTGCCAGGAAAGTGATCATCCCCTCCAGGAGAATCATTCAATTTTAGCCAGACATTTGCACGTGTTTAACAAATTATCCATATCTGCATAGAAATATCCTGAACCTCCCACTAAACTTCCATCCTGGAGAGTGATGCTGTGTTCATGGTGATCACATTCATGTATTCTGTACTGTGTGACCACTTATCCAGGGCAGTAAGAGCAAACAGCAGGGATCCCTGTTGTAGTTGGTGGTGACCCCTGCCCTGAAGAGTTAGCCCATCACGTGGGAATGAGTTAAAGATGGATGCATCATACAATGAGGAGCAGCGACGTCTCCCACAGGCGTTTGCATCATCCCAGCCTGCGGTACATAAGTGTCCT
This region of Eleutherodactylus coqui strain aEleCoq1 chromosome 5, aEleCoq1.hap1, whole genome shotgun sequence genomic DNA includes:
- the SPAG8 gene encoding sperm-associated antigen 8, with translation METKEHNRPTGDTGTEKPAIGKRQGLISMEDTEPRAAHCLLRNWVEERATVSLDGAPSAPETTKQGQDHRYGHKGILSTQLLADMAESTTHRDSYQGLDLANRRQHTGLREEQLWRCLYHQFSQDIIDELISQAEMKVPESTTRRDYQVEGFMAQTPASSKKHAYHTEQAVTFWTENVHGITGVSDVRTSDSPFKKSSAFTMPMSHYLDQPIPHDLENYPNM